A window of the Acidithiobacillus thiooxidans ATCC 19377 genome harbors these coding sequences:
- a CDS encoding helicase associated domain-containing protein, producing the protein MSRHNLRFEERLEQVKQYCAENGTGWIPVRYDTEPRTRMGYWANDVRYKYKKGELAKNHEEQLRAVGFRFERAGMGFSVRVKNLKTIRKSQGGNTSAGDAAR; encoded by the coding sequence ATGTCACGGCATAACCTGCGGTTTGAAGAACGACTGGAACAGGTGAAACAGTACTGTGCGGAGAATGGTACAGGCTGGATTCCGGTGCGTTATGACACGGAACCCAGAACCCGTATGGGATATTGGGCGAATGATGTGCGCTACAAATACAAAAAAGGCGAACTAGCCAAAAACCACGAAGAACAGCTGCGTGCGGTGGGCTTTCGCTTTGAGCGTGCCGGGATGGGTTTTTCCGTGCGGGTCAAAAATCTGAAAACGATTCGGAAATCGCAGGGCGGCAATACTTCTGCGGGTGACGCCGCCCGGTAA
- a CDS encoding CpaF family protein, with amino-acid sequence MSLTPFSSSSASQSEAEDREALLRIYLGELLPYLGLPGLHGEPPVDGVAEIMINTPDDIWMEQYGKMQRLDLRITPPEKLENLTVRLAAMARNIGGEGAILTVYHWGLRIAATLPPTSMKGISLSIRRKVRIHVPLEEYAQSASPREELVIPAPRTRAELLQFLRTIVEQRKTILVAGGTSSGKTTFLNALLSCIPPHERLITIEDSPELEPTTDNCVRFITSESLGIDAKMLIKQCLRYRPDRIVVGEVRGAEALDMLDACNTGHDGSMTSIHANSPIEALERLETLVLRSGVPWPHSAIRQTVSQAIHYVIQMRLNAEGKRAISAIMEIQGMDPQSQTYRYQSIAIPEA; translated from the coding sequence TTGAGTCTCACGCCCTTTTCCAGCAGTTCAGCATCACAAAGCGAAGCAGAAGACCGCGAGGCACTTTTGCGCATCTATTTAGGCGAGCTATTACCCTACCTGGGATTACCCGGATTGCACGGGGAACCCCCCGTCGATGGTGTAGCAGAAATCATGATTAACACACCGGACGATATCTGGATGGAACAGTATGGGAAAATGCAACGCTTGGACCTGCGGATCACTCCACCGGAAAAACTCGAAAACCTCACGGTACGTCTCGCGGCCATGGCCCGTAACATCGGTGGTGAAGGGGCTATTTTAACCGTGTATCACTGGGGCCTGCGCATTGCCGCCACACTGCCGCCCACGTCCATGAAGGGCATCAGTCTGTCCATCCGCCGCAAGGTGCGCATCCATGTGCCTCTGGAGGAATATGCCCAATCGGCCAGCCCCAGAGAGGAACTGGTTATCCCGGCTCCGCGAACGCGAGCGGAACTCCTCCAGTTTCTGCGTACCATTGTTGAACAACGCAAAACCATTTTGGTGGCCGGCGGTACCTCCAGCGGAAAAACCACGTTCCTGAATGCCCTCCTTTCCTGTATTCCGCCGCATGAACGGTTAATCACCATTGAAGATTCCCCAGAACTGGAACCCACCACCGATAACTGTGTGCGCTTCATAACCAGTGAATCACTCGGCATTGATGCCAAGATGCTCATTAAGCAATGTCTGCGCTACCGACCTGACCGTATCGTGGTCGGTGAAGTGCGTGGAGCCGAAGCCCTTGATATGCTGGACGCCTGCAATACCGGACACGATGGCTCCATGACCTCCATTCATGCCAACAGCCCCATCGAGGCATTGGAACGGCTGGAAACGCTGGTCTTGCGCTCCGGCGTTCCCTGGCCACACAGCGCTATCCGGCAAACGGTTTCCCAAGCCATTCATTACGTCATCCAAATGCGTCTGAACGCCGAGGGCAAAAGAGCCATCAGCGCCATTATGGAAATTCAGGGCATGGATCCGCAAAGCCAGACCTACCGATATCAAAGCATTGCCATTCCCGAAGCCTGA
- a CDS encoding DUF4400 domain-containing protein, producing MSSFISEERSAVKFMIAIIGFEFAMALIFGTGLPIAYYQNLQQLLVRQEMGIAALQTLLHLTSHLYSMVFIQTGLAHAMTPAPPPTHQVADLSLTEKLSWAARGRILTILAIFYIAIFRVLVFFTWAIALIPLVIAAAYDGWVQRKVAQFRFVYQSGQKHFIGNRASKIITYGLLLIFFLPIPIPPIAIIFWAVFLGLFSYLWMRNMPKRI from the coding sequence ATGTCGAGCTTTATCAGCGAAGAACGTTCTGCGGTCAAATTCATGATTGCCATCATCGGCTTTGAATTTGCTATGGCCCTGATTTTTGGCACCGGTTTACCCATTGCTTACTATCAGAACTTGCAGCAACTGTTGGTGCGCCAGGAGATGGGGATAGCCGCGCTGCAAACCCTACTTCACTTGACCAGCCACCTTTACTCCATGGTTTTCATTCAAACCGGACTGGCCCATGCCATGACACCCGCGCCGCCGCCAACGCATCAGGTCGCGGACCTCAGCCTGACTGAAAAACTGTCCTGGGCCGCTCGGGGCCGGATACTCACCATACTGGCGATTTTTTATATTGCCATTTTTCGGGTGCTGGTCTTTTTCACCTGGGCCATTGCCCTGATCCCGCTGGTTATCGCCGCTGCTTACGATGGTTGGGTGCAACGCAAAGTGGCCCAGTTCCGGTTTGTGTATCAGAGTGGGCAAAAACATTTCATCGGCAACCGGGCCAGTAAAATCATCACCTATGGGTTATTGCTGATATTTTTCCTGCCTATCCCCATTCCACCCATCGCGATTATTTTCTGGGCCGTTTTTCTAGGCCTGTTCAGTTATCTTTGGATGCGCAACATGCCGAAGCGGATATGA
- a CDS encoding VirB3 family type IV secretion system protein, with translation MQTGESRAERLRKSPVHRAVIGKKRVMGVPFNYTVMLFSGSFSFAWVTQQWPLALLPFILFAGLRYIYKDEPYFVEVYFRYIRQHERYEPWPHASFQDQRPKDLIGHGKAW, from the coding sequence ATGCAAACCGGAGAAAGTCGCGCAGAACGACTGCGAAAAAGCCCCGTGCATCGTGCCGTCATTGGTAAAAAGCGCGTGATGGGCGTGCCTTTCAATTACACGGTCATGCTCTTTTCTGGCAGTTTTTCCTTCGCGTGGGTCACGCAACAATGGCCCCTTGCGTTGCTGCCTTTTATTTTGTTCGCCGGCTTGCGGTACATCTACAAAGACGAACCTTATTTTGTCGAGGTGTATTTCCGGTATATCCGCCAACATGAGCGTTACGAACCCTGGCCGCATGCCAGCTTTCAGGATCAGCGCCCTAAAGACCTTATAGGACATGGAAAAGCATGGTAA
- a CDS encoding M48 family metalloprotease produces the protein MELFSPSTQMIVLPLLALVYLFTAMVDSRCEIKGHFSFFAKLIMGFCIGAFAVDIIAYIASGRQVSLSGVTGMSDYTSSSGLSAPIPSSSGNGMPWDGILDEIFKDLEDYVVIVVGGIAFVVGGIVYMFGVGSRAMRFALTSSHSTENQATFAEWKNDLDKMVRSDVSLTELKGWRRVFRHIHPKLMMLPAWWPWQGYGAWSYMRYILISGKLAKDAPPSVRRYVLGHELGHIRFGHTALNYMYPVTSVLFLTAMGVFLDSTVPETKTIAAFILLALLVPKSALLWFPNRREYQADRYAVAVNSTQEAIEGSLWMAEHGQDRSALRQKRLLRLGYGKTHTAAVAVNRE, from the coding sequence ATGGAACTATTTAGCCCATCTACACAAATGATCGTGTTACCGCTACTCGCTCTGGTGTATCTCTTCACCGCGATGGTGGATAGCCGATGTGAAATCAAAGGCCATTTCTCGTTTTTCGCCAAATTGATTATGGGTTTTTGTATTGGCGCATTCGCGGTCGATATTATCGCTTATATCGCTTCTGGTCGGCAGGTCTCCCTATCCGGTGTAACAGGAATGTCCGACTACACCAGCAGTTCCGGATTGAGCGCGCCAATCCCCTCTTCTTCTGGTAATGGCATGCCATGGGATGGGATCTTGGATGAGATTTTTAAGGACCTGGAAGATTATGTCGTCATTGTTGTCGGCGGCATTGCTTTCGTCGTTGGCGGCATTGTGTATATGTTTGGGGTAGGCAGTCGGGCCATGCGGTTTGCCCTGACCTCAAGCCACTCCACCGAAAACCAGGCTACATTTGCCGAATGGAAAAACGACCTGGACAAAATGGTCCGTTCCGATGTGTCCCTGACGGAACTGAAAGGCTGGCGTCGGGTTTTTCGGCACATCCACCCCAAATTGATGATGCTCCCCGCTTGGTGGCCCTGGCAGGGTTATGGGGCCTGGAGTTACATGCGGTATATCCTCATTTCCGGAAAACTGGCCAAGGATGCCCCGCCTTCCGTGCGCCGGTATGTACTCGGGCATGAGCTCGGACATATCCGCTTCGGGCATACGGCGCTGAACTATATGTATCCCGTCACTTCGGTCCTGTTCCTGACCGCCATGGGCGTGTTTCTGGACAGTACCGTCCCGGAAACCAAAACCATCGCGGCCTTTATTCTGCTCGCTTTGCTGGTACCCAAAAGCGCCCTGCTCTGGTTCCCAAACCGCCGGGAATATCAGGCGGATCGCTATGCAGTAGCCGTCAACAGTACCCAGGAGGCCATTGAAGGCTCTCTCTGGATGGCGGAGCACGGCCAGGACCGTTCTGCTTTGCGCCAAAAACGATTGTTGAGATTGGGCTACGGCAAAACGCACACAGCGGCAGTCGCCGTTAACCGGGAATAA
- a CDS encoding VirB4 family type IV secretion system protein yields MVIAVDNARKEIEHAHSLAEIIPWLAPWDHQTVLCKDRGLLAVVEYFPKDYDGISPEEVNVNAEAMERMLMKLRRDDIYLWFTHTRRKESIPVPETGETVADAIAHSYYEHFTSKNHYRHRHFLSVLVLPPSGPGKFVETFKAAYQKHPSVIASMATTFKTSLGFKAMDAALGEHLENQSMQLEKIVHLIENSVTAMGSFKRLQEKDLWGFLNQMVTPTEPDPRPIALPRYALLDSYLGMDTLQVTEDALHFSGPTQTKDVAVFSIKGEPEAYPEHTQPGMLDVLYQVDAEWTLSFALRMTDVNAAKNYMKKFRSFYNNTRKNILSAAGEAITEQETENINDDADVRSGQTSQAIKSFATGNALAAYTNISILVYGDKTSPLNEQVDEVYKALTEKEFTPLREHIHALSAWAGTLPGQWALPVRWIFLTGSPIADLIPVHGIYTGRPQNDYLSEQLNTPIPALAKFETKEQATFDFNFHVADLGHTLVAGPSRSGKSAFVNFLISQWMRYPRSRVFVFDKDQSNLITCLKNGGVYMDYASEDGMPLNPIQNLETASDVEWLGQWLEQLLSTKEPLNSEESIELAACVQRMMAVPEEFRRLSVLGEHFTGPQAPALRNRLAIWTTGIWAKFFSAKEDKFQLSRYTTIAMDEVTNMELKAPARAFLSYMFHRIEKSLDGSPTLIYLEEAWFAFEDPVFSDRLKQWLKRLAKKNVIVVMATQSAFESQDSASFSSIIDNVPTLILLPHPKASAFKDFYRKNFQIDPYQVEELQKLTPKRDYYVIQNGIPKVIQSTFDRETLAYLRSDSAARDIFKRWQKSGDPEWRARYVQEAQRLG; encoded by the coding sequence ATGGTAATTGCCGTCGATAATGCCCGCAAAGAAATCGAGCATGCTCATTCACTGGCAGAGATTATCCCCTGGCTGGCCCCGTGGGACCATCAAACGGTGCTGTGCAAAGATCGGGGGTTGCTCGCGGTTGTGGAGTATTTCCCCAAGGACTACGACGGCATTTCACCTGAAGAGGTCAATGTCAATGCGGAGGCCATGGAGCGCATGCTCATGAAGCTCCGGCGCGATGATATTTATCTTTGGTTTACTCACACCCGACGCAAAGAAAGCATCCCGGTTCCAGAAACCGGAGAGACTGTGGCCGATGCTATTGCTCATAGCTACTACGAACATTTCACAAGCAAAAATCATTACCGTCATCGCCATTTTCTGTCGGTTCTGGTCCTGCCACCCTCTGGTCCGGGAAAATTTGTGGAAACCTTTAAAGCGGCCTATCAAAAGCATCCCAGCGTCATCGCCAGCATGGCCACCACCTTCAAGACCAGCCTGGGTTTTAAAGCGATGGATGCCGCTTTGGGTGAGCATTTGGAAAACCAGTCCATGCAACTGGAAAAAATCGTGCATCTCATTGAGAACAGCGTCACCGCTATGGGAAGCTTCAAACGCTTGCAGGAAAAGGACTTGTGGGGTTTTCTCAATCAGATGGTCACGCCCACAGAACCCGATCCCCGCCCTATCGCTTTACCTCGATATGCCTTGCTGGATAGTTATTTGGGGATGGATACCTTACAGGTCACGGAAGATGCCCTGCATTTTTCCGGCCCGACACAGACCAAGGATGTAGCGGTGTTCTCCATTAAGGGCGAACCCGAGGCTTACCCGGAACATACCCAGCCGGGCATGCTGGATGTGCTATATCAGGTGGATGCAGAATGGACACTCAGTTTTGCCTTGCGTATGACGGACGTCAATGCGGCGAAAAATTACATGAAAAAATTCCGCAGTTTTTACAACAACACCCGAAAAAACATTCTCTCTGCTGCCGGTGAGGCCATCACCGAACAAGAGACGGAGAATATTAACGACGATGCGGATGTGCGCTCCGGGCAAACCAGTCAGGCCATTAAGAGCTTTGCCACCGGCAACGCCCTTGCTGCCTATACCAATATCTCCATTTTGGTGTACGGCGATAAAACGTCTCCGCTCAACGAACAGGTGGATGAGGTCTACAAGGCCCTCACCGAGAAGGAATTCACGCCCTTACGCGAACACATCCACGCCCTTTCGGCCTGGGCCGGAACCCTCCCCGGGCAATGGGCGCTTCCGGTACGCTGGATATTTTTGACCGGCAGCCCCATCGCCGATTTGATTCCTGTCCACGGCATTTATACCGGGCGCCCGCAAAACGATTATCTTAGCGAGCAACTCAACACCCCAATCCCGGCACTGGCCAAATTTGAAACCAAAGAACAAGCCACCTTTGATTTTAATTTCCATGTCGCGGATCTGGGGCATACCTTAGTCGCCGGACCCAGCCGCTCCGGTAAATCTGCCTTCGTCAATTTCCTGATTAGTCAGTGGATGCGTTACCCACGGTCCCGGGTTTTTGTCTTTGACAAAGATCAAAGCAACCTGATCACCTGCCTGAAAAATGGTGGGGTGTACATGGATTATGCCAGCGAGGACGGGATGCCCCTTAACCCCATCCAGAATCTCGAAACCGCCAGCGATGTAGAATGGTTGGGCCAATGGCTGGAGCAATTACTGTCCACCAAAGAACCCCTCAACAGTGAGGAAAGTATTGAACTGGCGGCCTGCGTACAACGCATGATGGCCGTACCCGAAGAATTCCGACGCTTGAGCGTATTGGGGGAACACTTTACCGGCCCCCAGGCCCCTGCCCTGCGCAACCGACTGGCTATCTGGACAACGGGGATATGGGCCAAGTTCTTTTCCGCGAAAGAGGACAAATTCCAGCTTTCCCGATACACGACCATTGCGATGGATGAGGTCACGAATATGGAGCTCAAAGCGCCCGCGCGGGCTTTTTTGAGCTATATGTTTCACCGCATCGAAAAGTCACTGGATGGCAGCCCCACGCTGATATATTTGGAGGAAGCCTGGTTTGCTTTTGAAGACCCTGTTTTCTCAGACCGCTTAAAACAGTGGCTGAAACGATTGGCAAAGAAAAACGTTATTGTCGTCATGGCTACACAGTCTGCATTCGAGAGCCAGGACAGCGCTTCTTTTTCGTCCATTATTGATAATGTTCCGACGCTGATTCTCTTACCACATCCCAAAGCTTCTGCGTTCAAGGACTTTTATCGGAAGAATTTTCAGATTGACCCTTACCAGGTAGAAGAGCTTCAGAAATTAACGCCAAAAAGGGACTATTATGTCATCCAAAACGGTATTCCCAAGGTGATACAATCTACTTTCGATCGGGAAACACTGGCTTATTTGCGTTCAGATTCGGCGGCCAGGGATATTTTTAAACGGTGGCAAAAATCCGGAGACCCGGAGTGGAGAGCACGATATGTTCAAGAAGCGCAACGTCTTGGCTAA
- a CDS encoding MT-A70 family methyltransferase: MDAVHTSVPAVYGGESTADGLVLVPTAYGEELAQSIRPPAVRPEGYPIATDSLDTLIKNECRFGAILADPPWRYSNTVSNGAADRHYPTMSMDELRGLPVPQLALPDAYLFLWATAPLLREALDLMQAWGFDYKTHMVWNKPRFGMGNYWRSAHELLCLGIRGKPAGWCRHDISSWAVFPATRHSAKPSYFREMIASVVDGPYLEMFGREQNSGWTTFGNQVQPTLFACFNEENTHVY; this comes from the coding sequence ATGGATGCGGTGCATACATCGGTACCCGCCGTCTATGGCGGCGAATCAACAGCCGATGGGCTGGTTTTAGTGCCGACGGCTTATGGTGAGGAATTGGCTCAAAGTATTCGCCCTCCTGCAGTGCGACCCGAAGGCTATCCTATAGCTACGGATAGTCTGGATACCCTCATAAAGAATGAATGCCGATTCGGCGCTATTCTGGCAGATCCGCCGTGGAGATACAGCAATACCGTTTCCAACGGGGCTGCAGATCGTCATTACCCCACCATGAGCATGGATGAATTGCGGGGCTTGCCGGTTCCGCAACTGGCTTTGCCCGATGCCTACCTGTTTTTATGGGCCACGGCTCCGCTCTTGCGGGAAGCGTTGGATTTGATGCAGGCATGGGGTTTTGATTACAAGACGCATATGGTCTGGAACAAACCGCGCTTCGGCATGGGCAATTACTGGCGTTCGGCGCATGAACTCTTGTGTCTTGGGATTCGCGGTAAACCTGCGGGCTGGTGTCGCCATGATATTAGTAGCTGGGCGGTCTTTCCGGCTACACGGCACTCTGCCAAGCCGTCTTATTTCCGCGAGATGATTGCTTCCGTAGTCGATGGACCCTATCTGGAAATGTTCGGGCGGGAACAGAACAGTGGTTGGACGACTTTTGGGAATCAGGTACAGCCAACGCTGTTTGCCTGCTTTAACGAAGAGAACACGCACGTTTATTAA